One genomic segment of Mustelus asterias chromosome 26, sMusAst1.hap1.1, whole genome shotgun sequence includes these proteins:
- the LOC144479747 gene encoding actin-1-like, producing MVSTEPDLKLVQPTRQGIIVDWTAAEDLLRHAFYEDLKVSPEEHAILISDPPLSPTTNREKIAELLFERFNVPAMHVSYQSVLAVYSYGKTTGLVVDSGDGVTHSVPVHDGYNMPDGISRIDLGGHDLTTYLIKLLSEAGNAFHEKGRYIVEDIKQKCCYVAVDQDKEITLTEQESLVDYELPDGHVITIGKERMKCPEALFKPSVIGSNQEGIHTMTMNSLKKAQPHVQQLMYDNVLLSGGSTMFEGFYSRFCRELFALVPKDTKTNIHAVPERKFAVWIGGSILASLHAFQSLWVRQEDYKERGPFIVHRRCY from the coding sequence atggtctccaccGAGCCAGACCTCAAACTGGTTCAGCCGACCCGCCAGGGGATCATTGTGGACTGGACGGCAGCCGAGGACCTCCTGCGGCATGCCTTCTACGAGGATCTGAAGGTGTCCCCGGAGGAACATGCTATCCTGATCTCAGACCCCCCTCTCAGCCCCACCACTAACAGGGAGAAGATCGCTGAACTTTTGTTTGAACGATTCAATGTCCCAGCCATGCATGTTTCCTATCAGTCAGTGCTGGCTGTCTACTCTTATGGCAAGACCACTGGGTTGGTGGTGGATTCTGGTGATGGGGTGACCCATTCTGTCCCTGTTCACGATGGCTACAACATGCCCGATGGCATCAGTCGAATAGACCTGGGAGGGCACGACCTCACCACCTACCTGATAAAGTTACTGAGTGAGGCAGGGAACGCCTTCCATGAGAAGGGCAGGTACATAGTGGAAGACATCAAGCAGAAATGCTGCTATGTGGCTGTTGACCAGGACAAAGAGATTACCTTGACTGAGCAAGAATCCCTGGTGGACTATGAGCTCCCCGATGGTCATGTTATCACCATTGGGAAGGAGAGGATGAAATGCCCAGAAGCCCTCTTTAAGCCATCAGTCATAGGGTCCAACCAAGAAGGCATTCATACAATGACCATGAACAGTTTGAAAAAAGCCCAGCCCCATGTCCAGCAACTCATGTATGACAATGTCTTGCTAAGCGGAGGGTCCACAATGTTTGAGGGGTTTTATTCTCGGTTTTGCAGGGAGCTTTTCGCTCTGGTTCCCAAAGACACCAAAACCAATATCCACGCTGTCCCGGAGAGGAAGTTTGCTGTCTGGATTGGTGGCTCCATACTGGCCTCGCTACATGCCTTCCAGTCTCTGTGGGTTCGCCAAGAAGATTATAAAGAACGAGGCCCATTCATTGTGCATCGTCGGTGCTACTGA